DNA from Asanoa sp. WMMD1127:
CCAGATCCAGAAGCTGAACGCCTCCGAGGTCGTCTCGTGGCCGTGGTCCGGCGCCTCGACGATCAACGTCTCGATCGAGTGGTACGGGACGCCCTCCTGGCTGAAGTACCCGGAGTTCTTGATCTTCCCGTACTGGTCCAGGAACCGCGTGATGTACTCGTTGTCCCCGGTGGAGCCGTCGTTGTCGATCTCGGTGACCGCGATCGCGACCGGCGCGTACCCGGTGGCGGTGGCGGTGACGGTCGCGGAGCCGCCGGCGGTGTCGGCGTCCTCGGCCGCGGCGATCGTCACCGGCACGCCGGTGCTCCAGTTGCTGCTGGTCAGCTGCACGCTGGTCGGCGTCACCGAGACGTCGGTGTCGCCGGTGCGGGCCAGCGCGACCGTGACCGGCGACGTCGGCGCGGCGCTGAGCGTGAGCCGGGTCGTCGACGTGCCGCCCTCGGCGACCGAGACCGACGTCGGGGTGGCCCGCAGCACGGGTCCGCTCGCCCCGGCGACGGTGAAGCTCGCCTCGTCGGTGGCGGTCAGGTTCGCGTTGTCGTACGCCCGGGCCTGCACCGTGTAGGAGCCGGCGGGCAGGTCCTCCATCGTGTAGCCGTAGGGCGCGGTGGTGTCGGTGTTGACCAGCAGCCCGTTGCGGTAGAACTCGACCTTGGCGACCGTGCCATCGGGGTCGCTGGCGGTCGCGGCGAGCGCGACGTCGGCGGGCGCCTCGAACGGGCCGGCGGGCACGGTCAGGTCCACTGTGGGCGGCTGCTGCACGGGCGCCCCGCCGCAGGTGGTGCCGTTGACGGTGAACGCGGTCGGCTTCGGGTTGCTCCCCGACCAGCTGCCGTTGAAGCCGATGCCGGTGGAGCCGCCGGTGGGCAGGTTGCCGTTCCACGGCATGCTCGTCGCGGTGACCTGGTTGCCCGTCTGGGTCCAGGTCGCCGACCAGCCCTGGGTGACCCGCTGGCTGCCCGGGAAGGTGAAGCCGAGCGTCCAGCCGTTGATCGGGTCGCCGAGGTTGCGGATGGTGAGATTGGCGGTGAACCCGCCGGGCCACTCGTTGGTCGCGTAGACGACGTCGCAGGCGACGGCGGCCTGCGCGGGGCCGGCCGGCACGGCGACCGCCGCGGCGACCAGCAGGCCGGCGGAGACGAGCGCGACGGCCCGTCTGGACCGGGTGAGCCTGGTTTTCATGGATCTCCTCGCGGAAGCGGAAGCAGGGGTGGGCGGCGCGTCCTTGCCCGGGACGCGTGCGCGAAAGGTGGCTCCCGATCCGCGATAGTTCGACAGTCTTCCATGGGAGCGCTCCCGGAGGCAAGCCGTCCCGATCCGCGTACGCTCCGTGGTTCTATGGGTCGATGGACCGCGTCCTGGGCGGGGTGCTCGGCACCTTCGCCGTCGCGGCGATCCTGATCTGGCTGGGCCCGGACCCGGCGATCACGTCGTGGTCGGCGCAGGCGGCGCTCGAAGCCATCTTCACGTGGCTCGCGTGGCGGCTGTGGCGCCGCCCGCGACAGGACTCCCTCTGCAAGCGGTTCTGGGCCGCGGCCGCGGTGGCCGGCGCGTTGAAGACCGCCGGCGGGGTGGTGCGGGCGATCCAGTTCGCGGTCGAGCCGGCCAGCGCCGGCAGCCACCGCACCGTGCCGACCCTGCTGGTCGCCGCGGGCTCCCTCGTGCTCCTGGGTTTCCTGCTGGCCAGGCCGCCGGACCTGGTCGGGCGGGAGCGCGTGCGTCTGTGGCTGGACGCCGCCACCGTGCTGGTGGCGGCCTCGGTCTTCGTCTGGTCCATCGCCCTGACCGGCAGCGAGAGCGCGAAGAGCGCCGGCGACGTCGCCTGGACGTTCATCGGCTCGGTCATCATGATCGTGTCGGCGTTCGCGATCGTCCGCCTGCTGATGACCAAGGACGCGCCGTTCTCCCGGGCGACCGGCATCGTGCTGACCGTCGCGATCGCGCTGTTCGGCGTCAGCCACGCCCTCAACCCGCAGCTCGCCGACGCCGACTCGCGCGGCAGCTACGTGTTGCGGCTGGTGCCGGCGCTGGTGCTGGCGCTCGCGCCGTGCGTCGAGTGGATCCGCGGCACGCTGACCCGCGAGATCCCGCCGCCGAAGCGGATCAAGGTGACGGCGCGACTGCCCTTCATCGCCGTCGCCGCCACCCAGCTCATGCTGATCATCCAGCTCCCGATCGAGGGCCTGACGATCATGAGCTGGGGCACGGTGGTCGGCTCGGTGGTGCTCACCGCGGTGGTCGCGGCGCGGCAGAGCGTGGTGCTGATGGAGAACGAGCGGCTGGTGCGCCGGCTCGACGAGAGCATCGAGGCGCTCGGGCGGCAGGAGGAGAAGCTGCGCCACGCGGCCAACCACGACCACCTGACGGGCCTGGCCAACCGGGCGTTCTTCGACCACCACGCCCAACGGCTCGGCAACGGGCCGCCGGGGCGCGGGCGGGCCGTCCTGCTGCTCGACCTCAACGAGTTCAAGATGGTCAACGACACCCTCGGCCACCACGCCGGCGACGACCTGCTCAAGCTCACCGCGACCCGGCTGCGGCGCAGCGTGCGGCCGGCCGACACGGTGGCCCGGCTGGGCGGCGACGAGTTCAGCGTGCTGCTGGCCGACGCCTCGGCCGACGACGCCGTGGCCGCCGCGCACCGGATCCTGGTGGCGCTGGCCAAGCCCGTGCGGGTCGACGGCCGCACCCTGCGCCCCTCGGCCAGCGTCGGGATCGCGGCCAGCGGCGTCAAGCCCTTCGAGCGGCTGCTGCGGGACGCGGACGAGGCGATGTACGAGGCCAAGCGGCGCAACTCCGGCTTCTACGTGCACCCGGACTCGGCGGCCTGACCGGTGGACCGCATCCTGGGCGGGGCGCTGCTCACCTTCGCGGCCGCCGCCGTCGCGATCGGTTGGGGGCCCGCGCCCGGCGTCGCCTCGTGGGCCGAACAGGCCGTGCTGCTCGCCGGCTTCACGGTGCTGTCCTGGCGGCTCGCCCAGCGGCGCGGCCAGCCGGCGACCCGGCGCCGCTTCTGGGAAACGGCCGCGGTGGGCGGCCTGATCCTCACCGCCGGGGCGGTGCTGCGCGCCGTCGAGTCCATCGCCGACCCCGCGAGCGCCACCGCGATCCGCATCGTGCCGGCCATCCTGCTCACCGCGGGCACGGGCGTGCTGCTGGCCTCGATGCTCGCGCGGCCGTGGCGGATACCCCGGCGCCAGCGCGTACGTCTCTGGCTCGACATCGTGATCGTGCTGGTCGGGGCGGCAGTGGCGATCTGGGTCGTCACCGTGGTCGGGCGCCACGACGCCGACCGGCCCGCCGAGGTCGGCTGGGTGGTCGTGGGCGCGGTCACACTGGGGGTGGCGGCGTTCGCCCTGGTGCGGGTCGTGTTCACCGAGTCGACGCCGGTCCGCGTGCTGGCCGGGGTGACGCTGACGGTCGGGCTCGCCCTCTTCGGCGTCGAACGCCTGCTCCGCGGGGCCGCCCTGGAAGCGCCGGACCTGCGCGCCATCCTGGTGACCCGGATGGTGCCGGCGCTCGTGCTGCTGGCCGGCGCCCGGTTCGAGCAGCTGCGCCGGCCACCCGCGGCGGTGCCGCCCCGGGCCCGCCGCTCCGGTGCCCGGCTGCCGTTCCTGGCGATCGTCGTCACCCAGGCGGTGCTGGTCGTCGAGCTCGCGGTCAACGGCCTGGCCATCCGCACCTGGGGTGCCCTCGCGGGCTCGGTGGTCGTCACCGCCCTGGTGCTGGTCCGCCAGCACCTGGTGCTCGCCGACAACGAGCGGCTCGTGCGCCGCCTCGACGAGACCGTCGAGACCCTCAACCGGCAGGAGGAGCGGTTGCGGCACGCCGCGAGCCACGACCACCTGACCGGCCTGGCCAACCGGGCCTACTTCGACCAGCAGGCCGCCCGGCTGGGCCGTGAGCGCGACGGTCGGCGCCGGGCCGTGCTGCTGCTCGACCTCAACGACTTCAAGGACGTCAACGACACGCTCGGCCACCAGGCGGGCGACGACCTGCTGCGGGTCACCGCGCAGCGGCTGCGCCGGTGCGTGCGGCCCGGCGACACCGTGGCCCGGTTGGGCGGCGACGAGTTCAGCGTGCTGCTGAGCGACACGTCGGCCGAGGACGCCGTGGCCACCGCGCACCGGATCCACGGCGCGCTGGGCCGGGAGGTACGGGTCGACGGGCGCCTCGTGCGACCGTCGGCCAGCATCGGGATCGCGGTCGGCGGGCGGCCCTACGAGGCGCTGCTGCGCGACGCGGACGCCGCGATGTATGAGGCCAAGCGCCGCCATTCCGGCTTCCACCTGCGGCCGGAGAACTGAAAATTTCGATCATGTCCAGGGGGTTTCCCGCGCGCTGCGGGGCGGCTACAGTCTGACCAACGTCGATGGGAGCGCTTCCATTGATGAACATCAGAGTAGGCCGGCGACGGGCCAGCCCGGACTCCGCCGCCGGTCTCCGCTCCCCCTCGAGAGGAGGTGGAACCACCGCCACTCGCGTGGCCCGGCTCCCGCGCGACACGCACGCCTGGTGCCAACCGTCGTGCGTGCATGTAACTGAGGTTGGGGGTGGGGTTGCCCTCCCCGCCCCCAACGCTAGCCCTCGATTGTTTCGGGCATGAATCGGTCGACAGGACAGGCGGTGACGCCGAACCGGTCGACCGTCTGTTTTGTCCGGGGTTCCGGGACCGGGCTTTTCGCTGTACGATCTTGGGAGCGCTCCCAGATCCCACCACGAGGAGACCTGCGACATGACCGTGCTGACCCGGCGGCGCCTGCTGCGCCGCGCCGCGCTCTCGGCCACCGCCGCGACCGCCGCACGGGTGTCCGTGCGCCCGACCGCCGCGGTGGCCGTCTCGGCGGCGTCGCTGCTCAACGCGGCCTGCGACCCCGACTCGCCG
Protein-coding regions in this window:
- a CDS encoding diguanylate cyclase codes for the protein MDRVLGGVLGTFAVAAILIWLGPDPAITSWSAQAALEAIFTWLAWRLWRRPRQDSLCKRFWAAAAVAGALKTAGGVVRAIQFAVEPASAGSHRTVPTLLVAAGSLVLLGFLLARPPDLVGRERVRLWLDAATVLVAASVFVWSIALTGSESAKSAGDVAWTFIGSVIMIVSAFAIVRLLMTKDAPFSRATGIVLTVAIALFGVSHALNPQLADADSRGSYVLRLVPALVLALAPCVEWIRGTLTREIPPPKRIKVTARLPFIAVAATQLMLIIQLPIEGLTIMSWGTVVGSVVLTAVVAARQSVVLMENERLVRRLDESIEALGRQEEKLRHAANHDHLTGLANRAFFDHHAQRLGNGPPGRGRAVLLLDLNEFKMVNDTLGHHAGDDLLKLTATRLRRSVRPADTVARLGGDEFSVLLADASADDAVAAAHRILVALAKPVRVDGRTLRPSASVGIAASGVKPFERLLRDADEAMYEAKRRNSGFYVHPDSAA
- a CDS encoding GGDEF domain-containing protein, with product MDRILGGALLTFAAAAVAIGWGPAPGVASWAEQAVLLAGFTVLSWRLAQRRGQPATRRRFWETAAVGGLILTAGAVLRAVESIADPASATAIRIVPAILLTAGTGVLLASMLARPWRIPRRQRVRLWLDIVIVLVGAAVAIWVVTVVGRHDADRPAEVGWVVVGAVTLGVAAFALVRVVFTESTPVRVLAGVTLTVGLALFGVERLLRGAALEAPDLRAILVTRMVPALVLLAGARFEQLRRPPAAVPPRARRSGARLPFLAIVVTQAVLVVELAVNGLAIRTWGALAGSVVVTALVLVRQHLVLADNERLVRRLDETVETLNRQEERLRHAASHDHLTGLANRAYFDQQAARLGRERDGRRRAVLLLDLNDFKDVNDTLGHQAGDDLLRVTAQRLRRCVRPGDTVARLGGDEFSVLLSDTSAEDAVATAHRIHGALGREVRVDGRLVRPSASIGIAVGGRPYEALLRDADAAMYEAKRRHSGFHLRPEN